In Deinococcus sp. QL22, the following are encoded in one genomic region:
- a CDS encoding S1C family serine protease has product MKARLIGIALVFAGLGLGATLLKDQVPVGGASAPPAVTAPNEAAAKLQNELNTIDIVRRFEPGLVYISTEQDIASSDPFGWMFGGGTEETQVQRGVGSGFFVNAQGDILTNYHVVAGEAGAGAADRIRIRVMGRTDTVLARVIGLAPQYDLALIRPEGLDASLIRPIPLGNSDTLQVGQKAVAMGAPFGLDFSVTEGIVSSTARQIPIGFSSGGSGEGITQKAIQTDAAINPGNSGGPLLDSTGRVIGINTQIYSPSGASGASQSAGVGFAIPINAAKNLLPRLQAAGGGVVLAPKLTGVTPGLVVQQRTAGGARNVAVGLSMLSSEGKSTLNLPESGLVVGEVAPGTPAYLAGLRGGTETQAFRGGAIQLGGDVIVAAEGLPVDALEDLQAALIDKKQGDSVTLKVVNAGKTREVKVTLDAAAFQ; this is encoded by the coding sequence ATGAAGGCCCGTTTAATTGGAATTGCATTGGTATTCGCCGGACTTGGCCTGGGCGCAACCTTGCTCAAAGATCAGGTGCCTGTCGGTGGTGCAAGTGCGCCTCCTGCGGTCACTGCGCCCAATGAAGCCGCCGCCAAGTTGCAGAACGAACTGAATACCATCGACATCGTGCGGCGCTTCGAGCCGGGACTGGTCTACATCAGCACCGAGCAGGACATTGCCAGCAGCGATCCTTTTGGGTGGATGTTTGGCGGCGGCACAGAGGAAACGCAGGTGCAGCGGGGCGTCGGCAGCGGCTTTTTTGTGAACGCTCAGGGCGATATTCTGACCAATTACCACGTGGTGGCGGGAGAGGCGGGCGCGGGAGCCGCCGACAGAATCCGGATTCGGGTGATGGGGCGCACCGATACTGTGCTGGCGCGGGTCATCGGGCTGGCCCCGCAATACGATCTGGCCCTGATTCGCCCGGAAGGGTTGGATGCCAGCCTGATCAGGCCGATTCCGCTGGGCAACTCGGATACGTTGCAGGTGGGCCAAAAAGCAGTGGCGATGGGTGCACCGTTCGGGCTGGATTTTAGCGTCACAGAGGGCATCGTCAGCAGCACCGCCCGCCAGATTCCGATTGGCTTCTCCAGCGGCGGCAGCGGCGAGGGCATTACGCAAAAGGCCATCCAGACCGACGCGGCCATCAATCCCGGCAACAGCGGCGGGCCTCTGCTGGACAGCACTGGGCGCGTGATCGGCATCAATACCCAGATCTATTCTCCCAGCGGGGCCAGCGGCGCGTCTCAGAGTGCGGGCGTGGGCTTTGCCATTCCCATCAACGCGGCCAAAAACCTGTTGCCCCGCCTTCAGGCAGCGGGCGGCGGCGTGGTGCTTGCACCCAAACTGACTGGAGTCACGCCCGGTCTGGTGGTGCAGCAGCGCACGGCGGGCGGCGCACGCAATGTGGCGGTGGGCCTGAGTATGCTCTCCAGCGAGGGCAAAAGCACGCTGAATCTGCCTGAATCGGGGCTGGTGGTGGGCGAGGTCGCACCGGGCACGCCTGCTTATCTGGCCGGGCTGCGCGGCGGCACCGAGACTCAGGCTTTCCGGGGCGGCGCGATTCAGCTGGGCGGAGACGTGATCGTGGCAGCGGAAGGCCTGCCCGTAGACGCGCTGGAAGACCTGCAAGCCGCGCTGATAGACAAGAAACAGGGCGACTCGGTAACGCTGAAGGTGGTGAATGCGGGCAAGACCCGTGAGGTTAAGGTGACGCTGGACGCCGCCGCTTTTCAGTGA
- the hslO gene encoding Hsp33 family molecular chaperone HslO, with product MTSSQTSDSYVLRGTAAGGTLRFVGIEATKIVEDARVRHDLSKTATAALGRTLAASALLAVVLGKKTDSRVTLRLEGGGPVGWIVAEGSTDGSVRGYVRQPDADLPLRESDGKLDVSGIVGAKGELAVTRLLDNGEPYTGSVDLVSGEIAEDVSMYLGVSEQIPNAVLLGVYEEGGRVAHAGGLLVQAMPGVTDETLGKLEANIRAMGQITDNLRRGSLMEAMHRAAEGLELLLAAEAQSARFQCRCSREKASDSLKFFTAEERQEMMDAGGQEIVCHWCGEHYQISPDEIAALEAGAGRAKA from the coding sequence ATGACATCCAGCCAAACCTCTGACTCCTATGTGTTGCGCGGTACGGCGGCGGGCGGCACGCTGCGCTTTGTGGGCATAGAAGCGACCAAAATCGTAGAAGACGCCCGCGTGCGCCACGACCTCAGCAAAACAGCGACGGCGGCGCTAGGACGCACGCTGGCGGCCTCTGCACTGCTGGCGGTGGTGCTGGGCAAAAAGACCGACAGTCGCGTGACCCTGCGCCTGGAGGGCGGCGGCCCGGTGGGCTGGATCGTGGCCGAAGGCAGCACCGACGGCAGCGTGCGCGGCTATGTGCGCCAGCCCGACGCCGATTTGCCTCTGCGTGAAAGCGACGGCAAGCTGGACGTGAGCGGCATCGTGGGCGCAAAGGGTGAATTGGCCGTGACCCGCCTGCTGGACAACGGCGAGCCGTATACGGGCAGCGTCGACCTCGTGAGCGGCGAAATTGCCGAAGACGTGAGCATGTATCTGGGCGTCTCGGAGCAGATTCCCAACGCCGTGCTGCTGGGCGTGTACGAGGAAGGTGGGCGGGTGGCCCACGCGGGCGGGCTGCTGGTGCAGGCCATGCCGGGCGTGACCGATGAAACGCTGGGCAAGCTGGAAGCCAATATCCGCGCTATGGGCCAGATCACCGACAACCTGCGCCGGGGCAGCCTGATGGAAGCCATGCACCGCGCCGCCGAAGGGCTGGAATTGCTGCTGGCCGCCGAAGCGCAATCGGCCCGCTTTCAGTGCCGCTGCTCGCGCGAGAAGGCCAGCGACAGCCTGAAATTCTTTACTGCCGAGGAGCGTCAGGAAATGATGGACGCGGGCGGTCAGGAAATCGTGTGCCACTGGTGCGGCGAGCATTACCAGATCAGCCCCGACGAAATTGCGGCGCTAGAAGCGGGGGCAGGGCGGGCCAAAGCTTAA
- a CDS encoding CCA tRNA nucleotidyltransferase yields MEVEAKAVWNSLPAPDREWLNELTALAPAGARVALVGGAVRDGLLGIPSSTSPDLDLAIEGADIQALALATGLPFTFHPAFGNATVTLPDDRTVDLIRTRRETYPVVGGNPVPEPGTLSDDLQRRDFGLNALALVLEPNGTVSLLDEVGGLSDVRGRVLRPLHSGSFHEDASRLIRAARLAARLDLAAHPNLLTQVPDALKMAEQTPRLWAELRLLLAEPRPGRAARKLETWGAGQLLPPPSLPLLDALDTLQDGGVNLSQPFQTYAAALLHPAPNPDDLAARLNLGEKPAALLARALSDTPFPEGSPERILRHLLRPDAYTPLTGRDVVALGVPAGKEIGAALTYLAGLRAAGQVQSAEGERAALRQYLDSRNVNSRPPS; encoded by the coding sequence ATGGAAGTAGAGGCGAAGGCCGTCTGGAATAGCCTGCCTGCCCCTGACCGCGAGTGGCTGAACGAACTGACTGCGCTGGCTCCGGCGGGGGCGCGGGTGGCATTGGTGGGCGGCGCGGTGCGGGACGGCTTGCTGGGCATTCCCTCCAGCACCTCACCTGATCTGGATTTGGCAATAGAGGGCGCAGATATTCAGGCACTCGCCCTGGCAACAGGCTTACCCTTCACCTTTCACCCGGCGTTTGGCAACGCCACCGTGACCCTTCCAGATGACCGAACCGTAGACCTGATCCGTACCCGGCGCGAAACGTACCCGGTGGTGGGTGGCAATCCTGTACCTGAACCCGGAACCCTGTCCGACGATCTTCAGCGGCGCGATTTTGGACTGAATGCGCTGGCCTTGGTGCTGGAGCCAAATGGAACCGTAAGCCTGCTGGACGAGGTCGGCGGCCTCTCAGATGTGCGGGGGCGAGTGCTGAGGCCTCTGCATTCCGGCTCTTTTCACGAGGATGCCAGCCGATTGATACGGGCGGCAAGGCTGGCAGCGCGGCTGGACTTGGCGGCCCACCCGAATCTGCTGACACAAGTGCCCGACGCGCTGAAGATGGCTGAACAGACCCCGCGCCTGTGGGCCGAACTGCGGTTGCTGCTGGCCGAACCTCGTCCCGGACGCGCCGCCCGAAAGTTGGAAACTTGGGGGGCGGGCCAACTCCTGCCGCCCCCCAGTTTGCCGCTGCTGGACGCGTTGGACACCCTACAAGATGGGGGCGTGAACCTGAGCCAGCCTTTCCAGACCTACGCCGCTGCCCTGCTGCACCCCGCGCCGAATCCAGACGACCTCGCCGCCCGCCTGAATCTGGGCGAGAAACCCGCCGCATTGCTGGCCCGCGCCCTCTCCGACACGCCGTTTCCGGAAGGCAGCCCCGAACGAATCCTGCGTCACTTGCTGCGCCCCGACGCTTACACACCACTCACTGGACGCGACGTGGTGGCGCTGGGAGTTCCGGCAGGCAAAGAAATCGGCGCGGCGCTGACCTACCTTGCCGGGTTGCGGGCTGCGGGCCAAGTGCAGTCGGCAGAAGGTGAGAGGGCCGCACTGAGACAGTATCTGGACAGCCGAAATGTGAACAGCCGACCCCCTTCATGA